The following coding sequences are from one Triticum dicoccoides isolate Atlit2015 ecotype Zavitan chromosome 4A, WEW_v2.0, whole genome shotgun sequence window:
- the LOC119285059 gene encoding protein Barley B recombinant, whose translation MDDDGSLSIRNWGFYETMKGNLGLQLMPSVAGGHRDTKPLLPNGTFLQHHNAPHHPPHSHHPRDYGNGEPSGGMPTEPPAIHMDFVRNEAWMHPSQHQHQQQHQHHHQNQHQQQHQHQHQHSREQKVLHAVPLGPAGHIGHPGHAVHHHPTGFGMMPDARGAHTLQMMQPQEPPVPEEEKIAPPLVEEHSVVGSKPPVKKRQQGRQPKLPKPKKPKKVATPGEDGAPKARAPRSRGPLKPVEMVINGIDFDISRIPTPVCSCTGAPQQCYRWGAGGWQSACCTTSISTYPLPMNTKRRGARIAGRKMSQGAFKKVLEKLAGEGYNLNNPIDLKTFWAKHGTNKFVTIR comes from the coding sequence ATGGACGACGACGGCAGCTTGAGCATTCGGAATTGGGGCTTCTATGAGACGATGAAAGGCAACCTCGGCCTGCAGCTGATGCCATCTGTGGCCGGCGGCCACCGGGACACTAAGCCGCTGCTCCCCAACGGCACCTTCTTGCAGCACCACAACGCCCCGCACCACCCGCCACATTCACATCACCCCCGCGACTATGGTAACGGCGAACCCTCTGGTGGCATGCCCACCGAGCCGCCGGCTATTCACATGGATTTTGTGCGCAATGAGGCCTGGATGCACCCCTCGCAGCATCAGCATCAGCAGCAGCACCAGCACCATCACCAGAACCAACATCAACAGCAGCATCAGCATCAGCATCAACATTCCCGTGAGCAGAAGGTCCTTCATGCTGTTCCTCTTGGGCCTGCTGGACATATTGGACATCCTGGACATGCTGTGCATCACCACCCTACAGGTTTTGGGATGATGCCAGATGCGCGTGGTGCGCACACTCTCCAGATGATGCAGCCACAGGAGCCTCCTGTGCCCGAGGAGGAAAAAATTGCCCCACCGTTGGTTGAAGAGCATTCTGTGGTAGGAAGCAAGCCTCCGGTAAAGAAGAGGCAGCAAGGTCGTCAGCCTAAGTTGCCGAAGCCGAAGAAGCCTAAGAAGGTTGCTACTCCAGGGGAAGATGGGGCACCCAAGGCCCGTGCACCCCGAAGCAGGGGTCCTCTTAAGCCTGTGGAAATGGTAATTAATGGTATTGATTTTGACATTTCAAGGATACCAACACCTGTGTGCTCATGCACTGGAGCTCCCCAGCAATGCTACCGGTGGGGTGCAGGTGGCTGGCAGTCTGCATGCTGCACAACTTCTATTTCGACATACCCGCTGCCAATGAACACAAAGCGCCGGGGCGCACGTATTGCTGGAAGGAAGATGAGCCAAGGTGCATTCAAAAAGGTTCTCGAGAAGCTAGCTGGTGAAGGGTACAACCTTAATAATCCAATTGACTTGAAGACCTTCTGGGCCAAGCATGGCACAAACAAGTTTGTAACAATCAGGTAA